A single region of the Streptomyces caelestis genome encodes:
- a CDS encoding methyltransferase domain-containing protein, whose protein sequence is MTPTLVRQHLPHAGAAPRVDLRARARDWSEIQERMLVPLYEAVYERLDVGPATRLLGLGCGSGLALLMATARGAAVTGVDASPERVTLARERLLPGAGATRARADTRLVDGSPRDTKEPGAPAYTLVTAFEPIGCLAGDSEGLGGLLAEATPLAGRGAAVVLVGWGPPERCATTSVLRVATKLAEPLRSTGSWRPALRDDLEEVAQRAGLKPDGSGRVACPFGYADVDSAVRGLKSTGLFDAAITATDQVQVDKELTEALHPHQRQDGTVWMPNVFRYLIARTP, encoded by the coding sequence ATGACACCTACGCTCGTGCGGCAGCACCTGCCTCACGCGGGGGCCGCACCCCGCGTGGACCTGCGTGCACGCGCGCGTGACTGGTCCGAGATCCAGGAGCGGATGCTCGTACCGCTCTACGAGGCCGTCTACGAGCGACTGGACGTGGGTCCCGCGACGCGGCTGCTCGGCCTCGGCTGCGGTTCCGGACTCGCCCTGCTGATGGCCACCGCCCGGGGAGCGGCGGTCACCGGTGTCGACGCTTCCCCCGAAAGAGTGACCCTCGCACGGGAGCGGCTGCTGCCCGGGGCCGGGGCCACGCGCGCGCGGGCGGACACCCGGCTGGTCGACGGCTCGCCCAGGGACACAAAGGAGCCGGGCGCTCCGGCGTACACCCTGGTGACCGCCTTCGAGCCGATCGGGTGCCTCGCGGGCGACTCGGAGGGGCTGGGCGGGCTGCTCGCGGAGGCGACACCGCTGGCGGGGCGCGGAGCGGCCGTGGTGCTGGTCGGCTGGGGTCCGCCGGAGCGGTGCGCCACGACGTCCGTGCTGCGGGTCGCGACCAAGCTGGCGGAACCGCTGCGCAGCACGGGCAGCTGGCGTCCCGCCCTCCGCGACGACCTGGAGGAGGTCGCCCAGCGGGCGGGTCTCAAGCCGGACGGGTCCGGGCGAGTGGCGTGCCCCTTCGGGTACGCCGATGTGGACAGCGCGGTACGCGGGCTCAAGTCGACGGGGCTGTTCGACGCGGCGATCACGGCGACGGACCAGGTGCAGGTGGACAAGGAGCTGACCGAGGCCCTGCATCCGCACCAGCGGCAGGACGGGACGGTGTGGATGCCGAACGTGTTCCGGTACCTGATCGCCCGGACGCCCTGA
- the rimM gene encoding ribosome maturation factor RimM (Essential for efficient processing of 16S rRNA) — translation MQLVVARIGRAHGIKGEVTVEVRTDEPELRLAPGAVLATDPASAGPLTIETGRVHSGRLLLRFEGVSDRTGAEALRNTLLIAEIDPEELPEGEDEYYDHQLIDLDVVTADGTEVGRITEISHLPTQDLFIVERADGSEVMIPFVEEIVSEIDLEEQKAVITPPPGLIDDRAEIASSRDES, via the coding sequence GTGCAGCTGGTAGTCGCACGGATCGGCCGTGCCCATGGCATCAAGGGCGAGGTCACCGTCGAGGTACGGACCGACGAGCCGGAACTGAGGCTCGCGCCCGGCGCCGTGCTCGCCACCGATCCCGCCTCCGCGGGACCGCTCACCATCGAGACGGGCCGCGTCCACAGCGGCCGTCTCCTGCTGCGCTTCGAGGGCGTCAGCGACCGCACCGGCGCCGAGGCCCTGCGCAACACCCTCCTGATCGCCGAGATCGACCCGGAGGAACTCCCCGAGGGCGAGGACGAGTACTACGACCACCAGCTCATCGACCTCGACGTGGTCACCGCGGACGGCACGGAGGTCGGGCGGATCACGGAGATCTCGCACCTGCCCACCCAGGACCTGTTCATCGTGGAGCGGGCGGACGGCAGCGAGGTGATGATCCCCTTCGTCGAGGAGATCGTCAGCGAGATCGACCTGGAGGAGCAGAAGGCGGTCATCACCCCGCCGCCGGGCCTGATCGACGACCGCGCCGAGATCGCCTCCAGCCGGGACGAGTCGTGA
- the ffh gene encoding signal recognition particle protein, with translation MFDTLSDRLSATFKNLRGKGRLSEADIDATAREIRIALLEADVALPVVRTFIKNVKERALGAEVSRALNPAQQVLKIVNDELVTILGGETRRLRFAKQPPTVIMLAGLQGAGKTTLAGKLGHWLKEQGHSPLLVACDLQRPNAVNQLSVVAERAGVAVYAPEPGNGVGDPVKVAKDSIEHAKSKVHDIVIVDTAGRLGIDQEMMQQAADIRDAVSPDEILFVVDAMIGQDAVNTAEAFRDGVGFDGVVLSKLDGDARGGAALSIRQITGKPIMFASNGEKLDDFDAFHPDRMASRILDMGDLLTLIEQAEKTFDQAEAQKMAEKLASKKGQDFTLDDFLAQMEQVRKMGSISKLLGMLPGMGQMKDQINNLDERDVDRTAAIIKSMTPGERQDPMIINGSRRARIARGSGVEVSAVKNLVERFFEARKMMSRMAQGGGMPGMPGMPGMGGGPGRAKKKQKQAKGKQRSGNPMKRKQQEQEEAARRAAAAEGGNAFGLPQQGAKDFELPDEFKKFMG, from the coding sequence GTGTTCGATACTCTTTCCGATCGCCTCTCAGCGACCTTCAAGAACCTGCGCGGCAAGGGACGGCTCTCCGAGGCGGACATCGACGCCACGGCGCGCGAGATCCGGATCGCGCTCCTCGAGGCGGATGTGGCGTTGCCGGTCGTCCGCACGTTCATCAAGAACGTCAAGGAGCGCGCGCTCGGCGCCGAGGTCAGCAGGGCGCTGAACCCGGCCCAGCAGGTTCTCAAGATCGTCAACGACGAACTGGTCACCATCCTCGGCGGCGAGACCCGGCGCCTGCGCTTCGCCAAGCAGCCGCCCACGGTGATCATGCTGGCCGGTCTGCAGGGTGCCGGTAAGACCACCCTCGCGGGCAAGCTCGGCCACTGGCTGAAGGAGCAGGGCCACTCGCCGCTGCTGGTCGCCTGTGACCTCCAGCGCCCGAACGCCGTGAACCAGCTCAGCGTCGTCGCCGAGCGCGCCGGTGTCGCGGTCTACGCACCCGAGCCGGGCAACGGCGTCGGCGACCCGGTCAAGGTCGCCAAGGACTCCATCGAGCACGCCAAGTCCAAGGTCCACGACATCGTCATCGTGGACACCGCCGGCCGCCTGGGCATCGACCAGGAGATGATGCAGCAGGCCGCGGACATCCGGGACGCGGTCAGCCCCGACGAGATCCTGTTCGTCGTCGACGCGATGATCGGTCAGGACGCGGTCAACACCGCCGAGGCCTTCCGTGACGGCGTCGGCTTCGACGGCGTGGTGCTCTCCAAGCTCGACGGTGACGCCCGCGGTGGCGCGGCCCTGTCGATCCGGCAGATCACCGGCAAGCCGATCATGTTCGCGTCGAACGGCGAGAAGCTCGACGACTTCGACGCCTTCCACCCGGACCGGATGGCCTCCCGCATCCTCGACATGGGTGACCTGCTCACCCTGATCGAGCAGGCGGAGAAGACCTTCGACCAGGCCGAAGCCCAGAAGATGGCCGAGAAGCTGGCCTCCAAGAAGGGCCAGGACTTCACCCTCGACGACTTCCTGGCCCAGATGGAGCAGGTCAGGAAGATGGGCTCCATCTCCAAGCTGCTCGGCATGCTCCCGGGCATGGGCCAGATGAAGGACCAGATCAACAACCTCGACGAGCGGGACGTCGACCGCACGGCCGCGATCATCAAGTCGATGACCCCGGGCGAGCGCCAGGACCCGATGATCATCAACGGCTCGCGCCGCGCCCGTATCGCGCGGGGTTCCGGTGTCGAGGTCAGCGCGGTGAAGAACCTGGTCGAGCGGTTCTTCGAGGCCCGCAAGATGATGTCCCGCATGGCCCAGGGCGGCGGCATGCCCGGGATGCCCGGCATGCCGGGCATGGGCGGCGGCCCCGGCCGGGCGAAGAAGAAGCAGAAGCAGGCCAAGGGCAAGCAGCGCTCCGGCAACCCGATGAAGCGCAAGCAGCAGGAGCAGGAGGAAGCCGCCCGCCGCGCGGCCGCCGCCGAGGGCGGCAACGCCTTCGGGCTGCCGCAGCAGGGCGCCAAGGACTTCGAACTCCCCGACGAGTTCAAGAAGTTCATGGGCTGA
- the trmD gene encoding tRNA (guanosine(37)-N1)-methyltransferase TrmD, translating into MRLDVVTIFPEYLEPLNVSLVGKARARGQLNVHVHDLRSWTYDRHNTVDDTPYGGGPGMVMKTEPWGEALDSVLADGYETGSHEPALIVPTPSGRPFTQELAVHLSERPWLIFTPARYEGIDRRVVDEYATRMPVYEVSIGDYVLAGGEAAVLVVTEAVARLLPGVLGNAESHRDDSFAPGAMASLLEGPVYTKPPEWRGRDIPDVLLSGHHGKIARWRRDEALKRTTAHRPDLIEHCDPKAFDKKDREMLSILGWEPDPAGEPYGRFWRRTDGVEE; encoded by the coding sequence ATGCGCCTCGACGTCGTCACGATCTTCCCCGAGTACCTGGAACCGCTGAACGTCTCCCTCGTCGGCAAGGCACGCGCGCGTGGACAGCTCAACGTGCACGTCCACGACCTGCGCTCGTGGACCTACGACCGCCACAACACCGTCGACGACACGCCCTACGGCGGCGGCCCGGGCATGGTCATGAAGACCGAGCCCTGGGGAGAGGCACTGGACTCCGTCCTGGCCGACGGCTACGAGACCGGCTCCCACGAGCCGGCCCTCATCGTGCCCACGCCCAGCGGCCGCCCCTTCACCCAGGAGCTCGCCGTCCACCTCTCCGAGCGCCCCTGGCTGATCTTCACGCCGGCCCGCTACGAGGGCATCGACCGGCGCGTCGTCGACGAGTACGCGACGCGGATGCCGGTGTACGAGGTGTCCATCGGCGACTACGTCCTGGCCGGTGGCGAGGCAGCCGTCCTCGTTGTCACGGAGGCCGTGGCGCGGCTGCTGCCCGGCGTCCTGGGCAACGCCGAGTCCCACCGGGACGACTCCTTCGCACCCGGCGCCATGGCGAGCCTGCTGGAGGGTCCCGTCTACACCAAGCCGCCCGAGTGGCGCGGCCGGGACATCCCCGACGTGCTGCTCAGCGGCCACCACGGGAAGATCGCCCGGTGGCGGCGGGACGAGGCCCTGAAGCGCACGACGGCCCACCGGCCCGACCTCATCGAGCACTGCGACCCCAAGGCCTTCGACAAGAAGGACCGCGAGATGCTGTCCATCCTGGGCTGGGAACCCGACCCGGCGGGGGAGCCGTACGGCCGATTTTGGCGCAGGACCGACGGCGTGGAAGAATAG
- a CDS encoding P-II family nitrogen regulator yields the protein MKLITAVVKPHRLDEIKEALQAFGVHGLTVTEASGYGRQRGHTEVYRGAEYTVDLVPKIRIEVLVEDDDAEQLIDVVVKAARTGKIGDGKVWSIPVDTAVRVRTGERGPDAL from the coding sequence ATGAAGCTCATCACCGCCGTCGTGAAGCCGCACCGGCTCGACGAGATCAAGGAGGCCCTCCAGGCCTTCGGCGTACACGGCCTGACGGTCACCGAGGCCAGCGGCTACGGTCGTCAGCGGGGCCACACCGAGGTCTACCGCGGTGCCGAGTACACCGTCGACCTGGTCCCCAAGATCCGCATCGAGGTCCTGGTCGAGGACGACGACGCCGAGCAGCTGATCGACGTCGTGGTCAAGGCGGCCCGCACCGGCAAGATCGGTGACGGCAAGGTCTGGTCCATCCCGGTCGACACGGCCGTACGCGTGCGGACCGGCGAGCGCGGTCCGGACGCCCTCTGA
- the rpsP gene encoding 30S ribosomal protein S16, with protein MAVKIKLKRLGKIRSPHYRIVVADSRTRRDGRAIEEIGKYHPTYNPSVIEVDAERVAYWLGVGAQPTEPVMAILKKTGDWQKFKGEPAPAPLLTQPEKAARPSFEALGGDDEGKGEAITQKKKAEKKDEAAAESASTEA; from the coding sequence GTGGCAGTCAAGATCAAGCTGAAGCGTCTGGGCAAGATCCGTTCGCCTCACTACCGCATCGTCGTCGCCGACTCCCGTACCCGTCGTGACGGTCGTGCGATCGAGGAGATCGGCAAGTACCACCCGACGTACAACCCGTCGGTGATCGAGGTCGACGCCGAGCGTGTGGCGTACTGGCTCGGTGTCGGCGCCCAGCCGACCGAGCCCGTGATGGCCATCCTCAAGAAGACCGGCGACTGGCAGAAGTTCAAGGGCGAGCCCGCCCCGGCTCCGCTGCTGACGCAGCCCGAGAAGGCCGCGCGTCCGTCGTTCGAGGCTCTCGGCGGCGACGACGAGGGCAAGGGTGAGGCGATCACCCAGAAGAAGAAGGCTGAGAAGAAGGACGAGGCTGCTGCCGAGTCCGCTTCGACCGAGGCCTGA
- a CDS encoding [protein-PII] uridylyltransferase, which translates to MTGTDVQKEAEDSGPSGYAAARLRLLTEEARSGPPRRAALADLTDDWLTGLFAAGAEGLRGASLVAVGGYGRGELSPRSDLDLLLLHDGSDPKAVAALADRLWYPVWDLGLALDHSVRTPAEARKTAGEDLKVQLGLLDARHIAGDLGLTAGLRTAVLADWRNQAPKRLPELQELCAERAERQGELQYLLEPDLKEARGGLRDATALRAVAASWLADAPREGLADARRRLLDVRDALHLATGRATDRLALQEQDQVAAELGLLDADTLLRQVYEAARLVSYASDVTWREVGRVLRSRAVRPRLRAMLGGGKPTAERSPLAEGVVEQDGEVVLARAARPERDPVLPLRAAAAAAQAGLPISLHAVRRLAATVRPLPTPWPAEAREQLVTLLGSGRPTIEVWEALEAEGLITQLLPDWERVRCRPQRNAVHIWTVDRHLIETAVRASEFTRRVSRPDLLLVAALLHDIGKGWPGDHSVAGEIIAKDVAARIGFDRHDVSVVATLVRHHLLLVETATRRDLEDPATVRAVAEAVGSQGTLELLHALTEADALATGPAAWSSWRASLVADLVERVSAVLAGDVPADPEDAAPTAEQERLAIEAVATGSPVLSLRAQTEPPAGQEPSGDPEPLGVELLIAVPDQPGVLPAVAGVLAMHRLTVRTAELRSLTLPDGVDGTVLLLDWRVAAEYGSLPQAARLRADLVRALDGSLDIAGRLAERDAAYPRRRGVVAPPPRVSVHPAASRLATVIEVRSQDAPGLLFRIGRALEDASVLVRSAHVSTLGANAVDAFYVTGPEGAPLPGDEAESVARKLEETLRG; encoded by the coding sequence GTGACGGGTACGGACGTGCAGAAGGAAGCAGAAGACTCGGGACCCAGCGGCTACGCGGCGGCCCGGCTGCGTCTCCTCACCGAGGAGGCGCGGTCCGGGCCGCCGCGCCGTGCGGCCCTGGCCGACCTGACGGACGACTGGCTCACCGGCCTGTTCGCCGCGGGCGCGGAAGGGCTGCGCGGGGCCTCCCTGGTCGCCGTCGGCGGCTACGGCCGCGGCGAGTTGTCTCCCCGCAGCGACCTGGACCTGCTCCTGCTGCACGACGGCAGCGACCCCAAGGCCGTCGCCGCCCTCGCCGACCGGCTCTGGTACCCCGTCTGGGACCTGGGCCTGGCCCTCGACCACTCCGTCCGGACGCCCGCCGAGGCCCGCAAGACGGCCGGCGAGGACCTCAAGGTGCAGCTCGGACTGCTGGACGCCCGGCACATCGCCGGTGACCTCGGCCTCACCGCGGGACTGCGTACCGCCGTACTGGCCGACTGGCGCAACCAGGCGCCCAAACGCCTCCCCGAACTCCAGGAACTGTGCGCCGAACGCGCCGAGCGCCAGGGCGAGTTGCAGTACCTCCTGGAACCCGACCTGAAGGAGGCCCGCGGCGGGCTGCGCGACGCCACCGCCCTGCGCGCCGTCGCCGCCTCCTGGCTCGCGGACGCCCCGCGCGAGGGCCTCGCCGACGCCCGGCGCCGGCTCCTCGACGTGCGGGACGCACTGCACCTGGCCACCGGGCGGGCGACCGACCGGCTCGCCCTCCAGGAGCAGGACCAGGTGGCCGCCGAACTGGGACTGCTCGACGCGGACACGCTGCTGCGGCAGGTGTACGAGGCGGCGCGGCTCGTCTCGTACGCCAGTGATGTCACCTGGCGCGAGGTGGGGCGTGTGCTGCGGTCGCGCGCCGTGCGGCCCCGGCTGCGCGCCATGCTGGGCGGCGGGAAACCGACCGCCGAGCGTTCTCCGCTGGCCGAAGGCGTGGTGGAGCAGGACGGCGAGGTGGTGCTCGCCCGTGCCGCACGCCCCGAGCGCGACCCCGTTCTGCCGCTGCGCGCCGCGGCCGCCGCCGCGCAGGCCGGACTCCCGATCTCCCTGCACGCCGTACGGCGCCTGGCGGCCACCGTGCGCCCGCTGCCCACGCCCTGGCCCGCAGAGGCACGCGAACAGCTCGTCACCCTGCTCGGCTCCGGCCGCCCGACCATCGAGGTCTGGGAGGCGCTGGAGGCCGAGGGGCTGATCACGCAGCTGCTGCCCGACTGGGAGCGGGTGCGCTGCCGTCCCCAGCGCAACGCCGTGCACATCTGGACCGTCGACCGGCATCTCATCGAGACCGCCGTGCGCGCCTCCGAGTTCACCCGCCGCGTCAGCCGCCCCGACCTGCTGCTGGTCGCCGCGCTGCTGCACGACATCGGCAAGGGCTGGCCCGGCGACCACTCGGTGGCCGGCGAGATCATCGCCAAGGACGTGGCCGCCCGCATCGGCTTCGACCGCCACGACGTGTCCGTCGTCGCCACCCTGGTCCGGCACCATCTGCTGCTCGTCGAGACGGCCACCCGGCGCGACCTGGAGGACCCGGCCACCGTGCGCGCGGTCGCCGAGGCCGTCGGCTCCCAGGGCACCCTGGAACTGCTGCACGCGCTCACCGAGGCCGACGCCCTGGCCACCGGCCCGGCCGCCTGGTCGTCCTGGCGCGCTTCGCTCGTCGCCGACCTGGTCGAGCGGGTCTCGGCGGTGCTCGCCGGGGACGTCCCGGCCGACCCCGAGGACGCGGCGCCGACCGCCGAGCAGGAGCGGCTCGCCATCGAGGCGGTCGCGACGGGCAGCCCGGTCCTCTCCCTGCGGGCGCAGACCGAGCCGCCCGCCGGGCAGGAGCCCTCCGGCGACCCCGAGCCGCTCGGCGTGGAACTGCTCATCGCCGTGCCCGATCAGCCGGGTGTGCTGCCCGCGGTGGCCGGTGTCCTCGCCATGCACCGGCTGACCGTACGAACGGCGGAGCTGCGGTCCCTGACCCTCCCGGACGGTGTCGACGGCACCGTTCTGTTGCTGGACTGGCGGGTCGCCGCCGAGTACGGCTCCCTGCCGCAGGCCGCCCGCCTCCGCGCCGACCTGGTACGGGCGCTGGACGGCTCCCTGGACATCGCCGGCCGCCTCGCCGAACGGGACGCGGCCTATCCGCGCCGCCGGGGCGTGGTGGCCCCGCCGCCCCGGGTGTCGGTCCACCCGGCCGCCTCCCGGCTGGCCACCGTCATCGAGGTCCGCTCCCAGGACGCCCCGGGCCTGTTGTTCCGCATCGGCCGCGCCCTGGAGGACGCGAGCGTCCTGGTGCGCAGCGCGCACGTCTCGACGCTCGGTGCCAACGCCGTCGACGCCTTCTACGTGACCGGCCCGGAGGGGGCGCCGCTGCCCGGCGACGAGGCCGAGTCGGTGGCGCGGAAGCTGGAGGAGACACTGCGTGGGTGA
- a CDS encoding RNA-binding protein, translated as MLEEALEHLVKGIVDNPDDVQVASRDLRRGRVLEVRVHPDDLGKVIGRNGRTARALRTVVGAIGGRGVRVDLVDVDHVR; from the coding sequence ATGCTCGAGGAGGCTCTCGAGCACCTCGTGAAGGGCATCGTCGACAACCCTGACGATGTGCAGGTCGCCTCGCGCGACCTGCGCCGCGGGCGAGTGCTCGAGGTCCGGGTCCACCCGGACGACCTCGGCAAGGTGATCGGCCGCAACGGCCGCACCGCGCGCGCCCTGCGTACCGTCGTGGGCGCCATCGGCGGTCGCGGTGTCCGCGTCGACCTCGTCGACGTGGACCACGTCCGCTGA
- the rplS gene encoding 50S ribosomal protein L19, translating into MSHLLDTVDSASLRSDVPAFRPGDTVNVHVRVIEGNRSRVQQFKGVVIRRQGSGVRESFTVRKVSFSVGVERTFPVHTPIVEKIELVTKGDVRRAKLYYLRELRGKAAKIKEKREN; encoded by the coding sequence ATGTCTCACCTGCTCGACACCGTCGACTCCGCGTCGCTGCGCAGCGACGTCCCCGCCTTCCGTCCGGGCGACACGGTCAACGTGCACGTCCGCGTCATCGAGGGCAACCGCTCCCGTGTGCAGCAGTTCAAGGGTGTGGTGATCCGCCGCCAGGGTTCCGGCGTGCGCGAGAGCTTCACGGTCCGCAAGGTCTCCTTCTCCGTCGGCGTCGAGCGCACCTTCCCGGTGCACACCCCGATCGTGGAGAAGATCGAGCTCGTCACCAAGGGTGACGTCCGCCGCGCCAAGCTGTACTACCTGCGCGAGCTGCGCGGCAAGGCCGCGAAGATCAAGGAGAAGCGCGAGAACTGA
- the proS gene encoding proline--tRNA ligase, with protein MTKAPVLTPRADDFPRWYQDLITKAELADNGPVRGTMVIRPYGYGLWERMQAEMDARIKETGTQNAYFPLLIPQSYLTREADHVEGFAPELAVVTHGGGKELEEPAVVRPTSEMIVNASFSKWVQSYRDLPLLINQWANVVRWELRPRLFLRTTEFLWQEGHTAHATYEEARDFAARIHRQVYEDFMVNVLAMDVVPGRKTVKERFAGAVNTLTLEGMMGDGKALQMATSHELGQNFAKAFNTQYLSKDGRQELVWQTSWGSTTRMIGALVMMHGDDSGLRVPPRLAQIQAVVLAIKGDEAVLAKVRELGDRLKAAGVRVHVDDRTDTPFGRRAVDWELKGVPVRIEVGPRDLQNGTAMLARRIPGSGTGGGKEPVSLDALVSLLPKILEEDQALLLRQSRERRESRTTEVSTIDEAVEAVGAGGWARIPWAVLGEEGEAKLADHAVTVRCLVAEDGSVPDADDAPGNVAVVARAY; from the coding sequence ATGACCAAGGCACCCGTTCTCACCCCCCGGGCGGACGATTTCCCGCGCTGGTACCAGGACTTGATCACCAAGGCGGAGCTCGCCGACAACGGTCCGGTGCGCGGCACCATGGTCATCCGACCGTACGGATACGGGCTGTGGGAGCGGATGCAGGCCGAGATGGACGCCCGCATCAAGGAGACGGGCACCCAGAACGCGTACTTCCCCCTGTTGATCCCCCAGTCGTACCTGACCAGGGAGGCGGACCACGTCGAGGGCTTCGCGCCCGAGCTGGCCGTGGTCACCCACGGCGGCGGCAAGGAACTCGAAGAGCCCGCCGTGGTGCGGCCCACCTCCGAGATGATCGTCAACGCCTCCTTCTCGAAGTGGGTGCAGAGCTACCGCGATCTGCCGCTGCTCATCAACCAGTGGGCGAACGTGGTGCGCTGGGAGCTGCGGCCCCGCCTCTTCCTGCGCACCACCGAGTTCCTCTGGCAGGAGGGCCACACCGCGCACGCCACGTACGAGGAGGCGCGCGATTTCGCCGCGCGCATTCACCGGCAGGTCTACGAGGACTTCATGGTGAACGTCCTCGCGATGGACGTCGTCCCCGGCCGCAAGACCGTCAAGGAGCGGTTCGCCGGCGCCGTCAACACCCTCACGCTCGAAGGCATGATGGGCGACGGCAAGGCCCTGCAGATGGCCACCAGCCATGAGCTGGGCCAGAACTTCGCCAAGGCCTTCAACACGCAGTACCTCTCGAAGGACGGCCGGCAGGAACTGGTCTGGCAGACCTCCTGGGGATCGACCACCCGCATGATCGGCGCCCTGGTGATGATGCACGGCGACGACAGCGGCCTGCGCGTCCCGCCGCGGCTGGCGCAGATCCAGGCCGTGGTGCTCGCGATCAAGGGCGACGAGGCGGTTCTGGCCAAGGTCCGCGAACTCGGCGACCGGCTGAAGGCGGCCGGGGTCCGTGTCCACGTCGACGACCGCACCGACACCCCCTTCGGCCGCCGCGCCGTCGACTGGGAGCTCAAGGGCGTGCCGGTCCGGATCGAGGTCGGCCCGCGCGACTTGCAGAACGGCACCGCGATGCTGGCGCGCCGCATCCCTGGGTCCGGCACTGGGGGAGGCAAGGAGCCGGTCTCCCTCGACGCCCTGGTGTCCCTGTTGCCGAAGATCCTCGAAGAGGACCAGGCACTGCTGCTGAGGCAGTCCCGGGAGCGCCGCGAGTCCCGTACCACCGAGGTCTCGACGATCGACGAGGCCGTCGAGGCCGTGGGCGCCGGCGGCTGGGCGCGCATCCCCTGGGCGGTGCTCGGCGAGGAGGGCGAAGCCAAGCTGGCCGATCACGCGGTGACCGTACGGTGTCTGGTCGCCGAGGACGGGTCGGTGCCGGACGCCGACGACGCACCCGGTAACGTCGCGGTCGTCGCACGCGCTTACTGA